The genomic DNA GGAATGAGGATTACTTCCCTTGGAAGAAACAAATTCTGAAAAACCGTCAACAGACAATAGTTCACGAGTGATGGAATGTGATTTAATGAACGTCCCCTTTCCTTGTTGACGATACAAAATATCCTCTTTCACTAGATCGCTTACTGCTCGTCTTGCAGTGATTCTGCTTACTCCATAAATCTTGCATAAATCGGTTTCTGTAGGAATCTTGTCTCCATATTTATAAACGCCTTTTGAAATTTCCCCTTTTAAAATGCCTTTAAGTTGTTCATATAAAGGCCGAACGCTGTCAGTGTTGAGTTCCATTTTCACACCTACTTCCCCGTTTTATTATTGCTATATAATAATATAATACAAATTTTCTAACACAGCCAATTTTAGTGTATGTCAAGAAAATGGACAATGTCTCGCTTCTATACAATCCCCCCTTAATTCCATGCAATCAGAACCCAGGGAAACAAAATTTTCTGAAAAGGGTTGACATTCGTTGACCGAGATTCTAATATAATGTTATATAACATTATATAATTGACTGAAAAAGGAGGCGAGTGAGACACCGATTGTTTCATGAATTCTAAATCTTTAGGAGGCTAAACGGTGACAACACAATTAACTGCGAACGAACAAATTCAAGAGGTATTAGGTGCTCTAAAATCAAAAACAATTAAAAATGTATTTTTCGTCGCTTGCGGCGGCTCATCCGCTCTTATGTATCCCAGTAAATATCTAATGGATCATGAAGCTCAAAGCATTGAGTCAGATCTTTATTCTTCGAATGAATTTATTCACAGAAATCCTGCAAAACTTGGGAAAGACTCATTGGTCATTCTTTGTTCACATGAAGGAAAAACGCCGGAAACTGTTGAATCAGTGCAGTTTGCCAAAAGTAAAGGTGCAACTACTATTGCCTTGACTTACAACCCTAACTCACCCTTAACAACAGACGCTGATTTTGTTCTGCGCTATGCAGATCGTGGTGATAATGATGCCTTTAATACCAATTATGGCGTTATGTATCAATTAGTAACAGGGCTTCTCTACAATCAAGAGGAAAATAATATCTATCAAGATATGCTGAATAGCTTAGGTCATCTACAGTCTGTATATGATCGGACCCGTGAGCAGGTTAAGCAAAATGCCGAGCAATTTGGGAAAGATTATAAAGATGAAGAGGTCATCTATACCATGGGAAGCGGCGCAAACTATGGAATCGCCTACTCCTTTGCTATTTGTATCCTAATGGAGATGCAGTGGATTCACTCTCACGCTATTCATGCAGGAGAATATTTTCACGGACCATTTGAAATTTTAGATAAAGATGTCCCATTTATTATTTTACTTGGTTTAGATGAGACACGCCCGTTAGAAGAAAGGGCACTCAAGTTCTCTAAACGCTTTGGAGAAAAACTTGTTGTGTTAGATGCTAAAGATTTTGATTTAAATGGGGTTGATGAATCCGTAAAGAAATATATTGCTCCACTTATTTTGAATTATGTGCTTAGACTTTATGCAGAAAAATTAGCGGATGAAAGAGAACATCCGCTATCCAAAAGAAGATACATGTGGAAACTTGAGTACTAAGTCCATTTATTGGAATTAAGGAGCTGCTACTCCTTAATTCCTTTCTTTATAACTCTTATTCTAAGGTAAATTGGAATAACTTTAAAGATTAAGGAGGCATTTCAATTGAAGAAAAGTTTATTTATAGTGACAATTTCCATTGCAATCGCTTTCACTCTTTCCGGTTGCTCGGGATTCACGGGTTCTTCCGGTTCTTCCAACAATTCGGAAGACAGCGGTCAAATCACTCTGAAATTTATGCATCGATGGCCTAAAGAACCTGAAAAATCATTTTTTGAAGATGTTGTAAAAGAATTTGAGAAGAAGAATCCCAAAATTAATATTGAGACTCAAGCCGTATTAAACAATGCCTACAAGCAAAAAATTAAAGTTCTTCTAGGATCAAACGATCAGCCTGATATTTTCTTCGCTTGGAGTGGAGAGTATGCTCACAATATCGTTCGTAGCAATAAAGCATTGGATTTAACCTCTTATTATAAAAAAGACCAAAACTGGTCTGGCCAATTAGTGCAATCTGCAGTGGAACCCTATAACTTTAATAAGAAGATGTATGGTGTTCCTTGGGACTTAGATGCAAAATTGTTCTTTTATAATAAGGATATTTTTAATCAATTAAATTTGAATCCTCCTAAAACCTTTGATCAATTACTAAAGGTTTCTAAGGAGTTAAAAAGCAACGGTTATATCCCCATTGCTGAGGGGGATAAAGACAAGTGGCCTGCTGGACACTATATTGGCACATTAAATCGCCGGGTCGTTCCCGATAATGTCATAGAAGAGGATCGAATTCGCAGTCAAGGTACCTTCGAAAATCCACTATATGTTGAGGCTTTAAGGAAATTAAATAAGATTAATAAGGTTGCCTTTAATGAAAACATTAATGCGTATAAGCATGATAAGGCAAGAAAGTTCTTCTCCAATGGCAAAGCAGCTATGGCTTTCTTAGAAATTCTTGAAATTGGGTTATATCAGCCTAATGCAGATTTTGAATCAGGAACATTCAATTTTCCCGCTATTGAAGATGGAAATGATAAAGGGAATCCTAGTATTATATCGGGAGCTCCTGAAGGATTTATGATTTCATCGAAAACCGAACACCCAGATGCCGCAATGAAATTTCTCAAATTTTTGACCAATAAGAGCAATGGAAAAAAACTAGTGAATGATTTAGGCTACTTTAGTGCAGTTAAAGGTACATTGACGAAAGATAATTCTACACCCCTTATGCGTAATGCCTATGAAACTCTAATGGGGGCCAAACATCTAGCACCTTGGATTGATACAGGACTAGATATTAAAGTAGCCAATACGTATTTGAGTGACATACAAACCATGTTTAATGGGGAAATGACATCTCAACAAGTTATGAAGGATGTCCAGGAAGCGGCTACAAAAGTAAGGAACGAAGCAAAGTCAAACTAATAAAAAAGGGGGCGTTCCGTCCTCCTCCCCTTTTATTAAAATATGATTAGCTTCAGTACAATTCCTCTGGAGTAATCGGGCGCAACCGTCAATCCCATTTCCCCGAAGGTTTGTTTAATGACTAGGTAGAATTTTGGATTCCTCGTATACGCACTGAGGGCTCGTAAACTTATTTAGGAGGAGAGGTAAGATGGCTCGGAAAAACAAATGGCTCCCTTTTATATATTTAACACCTGCTTTGTTCATAATGGCTCTCTTTGTTTATTACCCTATCGTTTCCAATTTGTATTACAGCCTTTTTGAATGGGGGACCTTTTCAAAAGGGATGGATTTTGTGGGGATCGGAAATTTCACCCATCTATTTCATGATCCAGTATTCTTTACAGCTCTAAAAAATAATATTTTTTACGCCGTTATATCGGGGATTGTACAGGTCGGAGGTGGTCTCGTTCTTGCAGCAATATTGGAAGATACATTAATAAGACGATTTTCTACCTTCTTAAGAACGATATATTTTATTCCGGTTCTCGTTTCAATAACTGTAATCGCTTTACTTTTTCAGTTTATTTATAATCCCCAAACTGGATTGTTAAATCAGTTCCTAGAATTGATAGGACTTGATAGTTGGACAAAAGCATGGTTAGGCGATGGAGACACTGCCATTTTCTCAGTTATTGCAATGTCCCAATGGCAAAGCCTAGGCTATATAACATTATTGTTTGTTATTTCTATTCAGAAAATTCCTGCTGATTTATATGAGGCTGCAAAAATAGACGGTGCAGGAAAAATAAAACGTTTTTTTCATATCACTGTTCCGCAAGTTAAAGAAATGGCTTTTGTCGCAACCATTGTGACACTCACACAGGCTTTTACGGTCTTTAATGAGCCCTATATTTTAACTGGTGGCGGACCAGGGCATGCTTCTGAAGTATTAACCACATACTTGTATCAAGCCGCCTTTGTAAATGACTCAATGGGATATGCCTCAACTATTGCTACAGTTCTTTTAGCTGTTACACTAGCCATTTCAGTCGTTCAATTAAAGATCTTCAGATCGGGAGAGGAGGATTAGCCTATGGGTAACGAACAGTATGAATTAAATCGTTTAAACCATATACCTGCAAAACAACCGAAGACACAAAATTCATATTGGAATAAATGGTTTGGATATGCTGGAAGAATCCTTGTTTATGCCATTTTAATTGTTTTGTTTCTTATTATTGCTTATCCTCTTTTTTGGATGGTCATCAATTCATTAAGGGACTCTGATGCGATCCTTAGTAACAGTTGGGGCCTTCCCAATGAGTTAATGTTCCAAAATTATGTGACCGCATGGCATACCGGCATTGCTCGTTACTTTGTAAATAGTGTTATTGTTACTGGATTCACATGTTTTCTCACTGTGTTCATTAGTTCCTTAGCTGCGTATGCCTTTTCTAGATTTAGATTTAAAGGAAAAAATGTCTTATTAATCTTTTGTATCAGCGGATTAATGCTAGCCCCCCAAGTTAGTTTGGTTCCATTGTATCAGTTGATGCAATCCTTAAACCTTTATGACACATATTGGGCGTTGATTTTTCCCTATGTGGCTTATCGAATTCCGTTTATTTTATTATTAATAAGATCTCACTTTCTTAGCATTCCAAATGAAATGGTTGAATCTGCTGTGTTGGATGGGTGTACTAACTTTAAAGTATTTACCAAGATATTCATTCCTTTAAGTAAACCAGTATTAATGTCAGCGACAATTTTGACGGGGTATTTTGCTTGGAATGAGTTTATGTTCGGTATCGTTTTTATGAGTAGTAATGAATTGAAAACCGTTCCAGCAGGGCTCATGCAATTTCAATCAGCGTTACAAACGGATTGGGGAACTCTATTAGCAGGGTTAACCATTTCTGCTCTACCAATTATATTGTTGTTTCTTTTTGCACAAAAGTACTTTATTCGTGGTATCGGTGAAGGAAGTCTGAAAGGATAAAAGAAAGGAGATTATTTAATGAAACTAGTTGGAGTTGGAGACAATGTCGTGGATTACTATACAAATCAGAATACGATTTATCCAGGTGGAAATGCGTTGAATGTTGCAGTACTTAGCAAACAAAATGGAGCCGAGCAATCTGGATATGTAGGAATACTAGGTAATGATACGGCATCAACCCATATTATTGAAACACTTAAAAAGGAAAAGATTGATATTAGTCATACTCGAAGAGCTCATGGTGAAAACGGCATGGCCAAAGTTAAATTGAATCCGGATGGAGATAGAGTTTTTGTTGGATCTAACAAAGGAGGCGTTCAAAGTAGACTAAAACTTGGTTTTGCTAATGAGGATATTGATTATATTAATTCCTTCGATCTATTGCATACAAGTGTTTTTAGCAATATTGAATCCGAACTATATCAATTAAA from Tuberibacillus sp. Marseille-P3662 includes the following:
- a CDS encoding SIS domain-containing protein; protein product: MTTQLTANEQIQEVLGALKSKTIKNVFFVACGGSSALMYPSKYLMDHEAQSIESDLYSSNEFIHRNPAKLGKDSLVILCSHEGKTPETVESVQFAKSKGATTIALTYNPNSPLTTDADFVLRYADRGDNDAFNTNYGVMYQLVTGLLYNQEENNIYQDMLNSLGHLQSVYDRTREQVKQNAEQFGKDYKDEEVIYTMGSGANYGIAYSFAICILMEMQWIHSHAIHAGEYFHGPFEILDKDVPFIILLGLDETRPLEERALKFSKRFGEKLVVLDAKDFDLNGVDESVKKYIAPLILNYVLRLYAEKLADEREHPLSKRRYMWKLEY
- a CDS encoding ABC transporter substrate-binding protein: MKKSLFIVTISIAIAFTLSGCSGFTGSSGSSNNSEDSGQITLKFMHRWPKEPEKSFFEDVVKEFEKKNPKINIETQAVLNNAYKQKIKVLLGSNDQPDIFFAWSGEYAHNIVRSNKALDLTSYYKKDQNWSGQLVQSAVEPYNFNKKMYGVPWDLDAKLFFYNKDIFNQLNLNPPKTFDQLLKVSKELKSNGYIPIAEGDKDKWPAGHYIGTLNRRVVPDNVIEEDRIRSQGTFENPLYVEALRKLNKINKVAFNENINAYKHDKARKFFSNGKAAMAFLEILEIGLYQPNADFESGTFNFPAIEDGNDKGNPSIISGAPEGFMISSKTEHPDAAMKFLKFLTNKSNGKKLVNDLGYFSAVKGTLTKDNSTPLMRNAYETLMGAKHLAPWIDTGLDIKVANTYLSDIQTMFNGEMTSQQVMKDVQEAATKVRNEAKSN
- a CDS encoding carbohydrate ABC transporter permease, translating into MARKNKWLPFIYLTPALFIMALFVYYPIVSNLYYSLFEWGTFSKGMDFVGIGNFTHLFHDPVFFTALKNNIFYAVISGIVQVGGGLVLAAILEDTLIRRFSTFLRTIYFIPVLVSITVIALLFQFIYNPQTGLLNQFLELIGLDSWTKAWLGDGDTAIFSVIAMSQWQSLGYITLLFVISIQKIPADLYEAAKIDGAGKIKRFFHITVPQVKEMAFVATIVTLTQAFTVFNEPYILTGGGPGHASEVLTTYLYQAAFVNDSMGYASTIATVLLAVTLAISVVQLKIFRSGEED
- a CDS encoding carbohydrate ABC transporter permease, whose amino-acid sequence is MGNEQYELNRLNHIPAKQPKTQNSYWNKWFGYAGRILVYAILIVLFLIIAYPLFWMVINSLRDSDAILSNSWGLPNELMFQNYVTAWHTGIARYFVNSVIVTGFTCFLTVFISSLAAYAFSRFRFKGKNVLLIFCISGLMLAPQVSLVPLYQLMQSLNLYDTYWALIFPYVAYRIPFILLLIRSHFLSIPNEMVESAVLDGCTNFKVFTKIFIPLSKPVLMSATILTGYFAWNEFMFGIVFMSSNELKTVPAGLMQFQSALQTDWGTLLAGLTISALPIILLFLFAQKYFIRGIGEGSLKG